The Raphanus sativus cultivar WK10039 chromosome 2, ASM80110v3, whole genome shotgun sequence DNA segment GGTCTTGTTAGCTATCTAGAAGCGCTTGAGTGGAGAGTTAATTTTGATGTCTCATGTTCTAAAATGTTTATTAACTCAAGTTCATCATTGTTGGCAAGCTTTGAGTTAATCTCTTTGTGTCTTGGGGgcttttttaaactttttttgcGGCTCATAAGATTCAGAATGGCTGTGAAGCAGAATCTGGTTACGATTCAATTGTAACCAAACTTTCATTTTGattaatgatatttacaatttagaaaaaaaaaagacatatcaTGAACTATAGTTGTCTAACTAGTAAAAGAAAATCTGTAGAACCGTTAAATCAATAGATGTCTAGATCactaatccaaaaaaataaaactcatgccttattatatattgttcttttttttgttaaagatactaatgaacattttaaaacaaacaattCATCAATTATTTTGGCTTTAGAGGAATGAAAactcctttctttttttttaaaaaaaaagaaaaagaaaactccTCTTCCAAAGTCGGTTCAAGCCGGTGGTATTTCCAACTTTTTGAAAGCAAAACTCCCAAAATccatttaaatttgaaaaagtaattatattcagttttataaaaacaaaatttaaaaaacattacTAAAACAAAACGCGTGAAGTCCAAAGCCAATTGAAGACAGCTTTTTAGCCTTTTATTACTACAACAAGGTGGCCCAATCACCAGCTGTTGCATCAAACACGGCTTCTTCTTTCACCCATACGAACCTTCTTTCGAACCTCCTCTTAAACCTACTATAGTACTATATATACATCCATCCATAAACCCTTACAACTCACAAATCAAAACCCCAataggaaaaaaagaagaaactcaTAAATCTCTGAAAATGGCAAACAGTTActtacttcctctgtttctttctcttaTCGTCATCTCCTCTGTTTCAGCTAACTTCCAAAGAGACGTAGAGATCACATGGGGAGATGGACGTGGACAGATCACGAACAATGGAGAGCTTCTCACTTTATCTCTAGACAAATCCTCTGGCTCTGGCTTTCAATCCAAGAACGAGTACTTGTTCGGTAAAATCGACATGCAAATGAAACTCGTCCCTGGAAACTCAGCCGGAACAGTCACAACCCTCTACGTAAGTTACATAACAAAACAATCTTCACGTTCTTTTGTTACATTTTTGAAGTTCTTGTTTTCTAACATTAGTTTTTATTGCTGCAGTTGAAATCACCTGGAACAACATGGGACGAGATTGATTTCGAGTTTTTGGGAAACGTAAGTGGAGATCCTTACACACTACACACAAATGTCTACACACAAGGCAAAGGAGACAAAGAACAGCAGTTTAAACTCTGGTTCGATCCAACAGCTGATTTCCACACTTACACCATTCTGTGGAACCCACAACGAATCATTTTCACCGTCGATGGAACTCCAATTAGAGAATTCAAGAACATGGAATCTATTGGCACTCTCTTTCCCAAGAACAGACCAATGAGAATGTACTCTAGTCTTTGGAACGCTGATGACTGGGCCACGAGAGGCGGTTTGGTCAAAACCGATTGGTCTAAAGCTCCTTTCACCGCTTCGTACCGTGGCTTCAACCAAGAAGCTTGTGTTTGGTCGAACGGCAAGTCGTCTTGCCCTGATGTCTCGAAACAAGGGACCACTGGCTCGTGGTTGTCTCAGGAGCTTGACTCAACTGCTCAAGAAAGGATGAGATGGGTGCAGAAAAACTATATGATATACAACTATTGCACGGATTCAAAGAGATTCCCTCAAGGTCTTCCAAAAGAGTGCTTAGCCGCATAGAGAGTAAAGAGTTGAGAGCAGAGCAGTACTTTTTTTATTGCTACAAAATATGTTCATTTTATTGTAGATCACGTTAAATTTTATTGATTCGTTTGCATTGTATTAATTCGTTAACGTAATACTTTTAAACcgatttttaaattctttttttctttatatcaatttaaacCAGTTACAAGTCTTAACCAGATTACCAAACTCGAACCAGGTTAAACTAAACCGGGCCAGACCGATTTTAACCGAAACAAAGAAATGAGCACACGTAAGCACATGCTTGCTTCACAACAACCAGCTGTTTACATATTAAACAACACAAGAGTCGCAAGCGGCGAACTAAACTACAAGTGTACTAAGACTAGCCTCCCTTGTATAAAACCACCCCCAACACACACGGTCCCAATGAATGAATTCAATTCTCAAATCTTACCGACACACAAGCATGGATCGTTCCACTTTGATCTTTATATTACTCACACTCACCGCCACGGCCACGACCTTCTTCTCTCCGGTTTACGCGGGAACTTTCGACACGGAGTTTGATATCACTTGGGGTGATGGTCGTGGGAAAGTGCTCAACAACGGAGAGCTTCTCACTCTTTCTCTCGATAGAGCTTCTGGCTCTGGATTTCAGTCCAAGAAAGAGTATTTGTTCGGAAAAATCGATATGCAGCTCAAACTTGTGCCCGGAAACTCGGCAGGCACCGTCACTGCCTACTACGTTAGTGTTACATAATATCATAGTCATATATTCATTCTACGATGTTAACATGTCACATGGTGGTTGATGTTTTCTAGCAcaacccaaaaaaatattagccTTGAGCCCACACAATATACATAGATATAGGATTCAAAAAGTTGAACCTTTTTGTTTCATTCAAGCTTATACTAAATGTCTGGTATTCAAATTCCAGGGCCAGCCATGTTTTATGGGCTTGATCGTTTTTAACATACGGATTTTAGCGGTTAACCATGTCACATGgtggttttttttgttttcatgcaGCTGAAGTCGAAAGGTGATACGTGGGACGAGATTGATTTTGAGTTTCTTGGTAATCTTACTGGTGATCCGTATGTGATGCATACTAATGTGTATACTCAAGGCAAAGGTGATAGAGAACAACAGTTTAATCTCTGGTTCGATCCAACGGCTGATTTTCACACTTACTCTGTTCTATGGAACCCTCATCACATCGTGTAAGTATAGCAAATAAGTTAAAGCTTGTATGTTCAAActagaaaattcaaaacttttcaccaaatcattatgttttcattaatatattttattcagtttCTTGGTTGATGGAATTGCGATAAGACAATTCAAGAACCTGGAACATAGGGGGATTCAGTATCCGAAACTGCAGCCAATGAGGCTCTACTCGAGTCTATGGAACGCGGACCAGTGGGCTACAAGGGGAGGTCTTGTTAAGACAGACTGGTCCAACGCGCCATTCACCGCTTCTTATAGGAACTTTAGAGCGGACGCATGTGTCTCTTTCGCTGGAAAATCATCTTGTCCAGCCAGTTCGCCAAGATGGTTTACTCAGAAGCTTGATCTAACGGCGGAAGATAAGATGAGAGTGGTACAGAGTAAGTTCATGGTTTACAACTATTGTACTGATTCCAAGAGGTTTCCTCAGGGGTTTCCAAAGGAGTGTAGTATTCACTAGCTTCGGGAACTTGTGTAGTTGATTAAGCTTTGGTTCGAAACTCCAAAACCAGTAAGTATATAGGTTCGTTCAAATTATGTATGTAATGTTGTGTGTAGTTGGGGTACATGTCAAACAAACTCCCCTGTTTCTATATACATACTCATAATAAAATGGGTGTGTTATGatgtttttataacaaaataatatgcATCATATCGGTCTGATTGTACAATGACAGCATTAGCAAACCACTATGGTACATGCTATAGCGTGATCGTTTTTGTAGTTTCATctacatatataaaatctaatgttttctttttagatatctatttgtatattgtgttaaatataatttatttttgtcttttgtcAACAAGATAAATGAACACCTAAACTTGGATAACCAAACCAGATATACATTGCAAGAACAATAGGTGGCAGCAGAATTAGcgcaaaataaaactaataaagatatattataatttctatttctAGAAATAAATTCTTGAAAACAAAATCGAGCTAATTAAGATATCTGATCATTTCTTGaaataatttttactatttgaaTAGTAAGAGGGATCCGATGACTATAAACCCTTTCCTCGGAGAAGAGGCTAAATAATCTAACCTACCATTGACGATATCTTGTTTCACATGCAAATACGTCAGTGAGAGACCTTATCTCTTCTCAGTCacgctcttttttttttcttttccgtAACATTTCTCCTTTTGTATTCATTTATCAATTTTGTTTGTGTTTCTATTGCAcacgcttttttttttttgtaaaatgttaaatattatactaattttcaatttttaacaGACTTTACAAAGAGAACTAGTAGCGGAAATTAGAACAACGACAACAAAAAACATGAGTACCTAAGAACAACAGCTTTATTTTTACATCACTGTTTTTTCATGGAACTTCATCAAGTTGTATGAGGATGAACGAAACTTAATGAAATATCGGGCAAAGCCGCAGAGGAAGAACGGTGAGATTCATTTAAGATGTTTCTGGAGGGAAGCTAGAAGAGCAAGAGAGATAGCTTTTAAGATATGATTTGACCTTAATTAAGGGAAAACGGCCAATTCCACCATGAACTTAACGTCTCCATTGTATTCATACACCAACTATTGGATCAAGCTAAAAGCACCATgaactaattattattttaaaattctcaCATGAACTTTTCCAATCTGGTCAATTACTACATAACATGAATCAATTTCGGTTTAATTGCTGATGTGGTGCTTATATAAACGCTATGTAGGAAATTGGTTTGATTCGGTTTGACATCTgtctaaatttttcttttaaatcgaATAGtacaaaacgacgtcgttttgatatttaacaaaatttgttgtcAAAGAGGATTGAACCCTAAACTTGGAGTTCTTCAAAGAAGTGCTCAACCACTAgactaattaaaatttcaacGATTATATTCCATTATAATAATAATCGAACACAATATTCTAATAAGAACGAACATGTGTGAAGGCACTTAGAGATGGTGGTGGCGTCACGGAGGAGATTGTCACAGAGGGAACAAGTCATGCATGCCACCACCGTCTCCCTCTTTACTTTAGCCATCGTTTCTCCTTCAATTCTTCAATGAATCGCACGTAAACCACCCAGGAAAGAAACACCCCCCCCCCCCAGATTTACGTTCAACTCATATTTTTCCGTGATACAATCACACTCAAGTCTCAATCAAAGAAAGATGGAGAAGCAAATAATTAGTTGGTGATTTTGACAAAGAGATTTGTTACTGGTGAGAGATTCATTGGAGACAATCTTAGATCGAAGGAGATGAAGTAGATAggattaaaactttttaaatctattttattctCATAGACGTGAATTTGCTTGACGAAAATATTTAGTTCAAGTATTATTGTAATGGAACATAATCGTTGAAAGTATAATTAGTCTAGTGGTTGAGCACTCCGTGAAGAACTCTAAGTTTAAGGTTCAACCCTCTTTGACaacgatttttaaaaatatcaaaacgacgtcgttttgtaCTATTCGATTTTAAGAAATTGGAAACATGTCAAACCGAATCAACCCAATTTTCTATATGGCGTCCACGTAAGCACCACATCAGTAACTAAACCGAAATTGATTTTGGTTATGTAGTAATTGACCAGATTGAAAAAGTTCACGTGggaaattcaaaataaaaattagttcatAATGCTTTTGGCTTGATCCAATAGTTCGTGTATGAAAACAATGGAGACGTCAAGTTCATGGTGGAATTAGCCGTTTTCCCCCTTAATTAACTATCGAGTGTTTTGAACTTTTCGACTATGATTGACCGAGTTTATCAACCTGAAAGGGAatattctgaattttttttttgaacttaataTTCTGAATTTGTATAATGATTATGCAAAGCATGGGAGAGACTCCATGAATACTTCACGTAGGTGGGTGCCGTGCCTTAAAATAATTATGCGCGACAATTCTTACATACGTGGCTGACATGTTCTTTCTAGAGTTCAAAAACGTTCATTTTAcctaaaatcaaaacaaatattcaGAGTTATTGCTCAATTAATtgttaaaattagttttaaaattcaaaatttattttatgaactAAATTTACAAATTTGATCCAAATGCAtgtttaatttatgtataaGTTGAACCACTAGTAtagttttttccttttttttttttgctaaaaaaccACTAATATAGTTTATAAGCTACGATAATTCACCTATATAATACTAACTAAAAGTTGTTAGTATAAGACTACCACGTCCATAATGGAACACACGAACCTCTAATTCACTCGTTTTCTAAAATCTCTTTCCCTATTTAAACACAATTTCCGATCATACTAAAACCATCAGAAAGCAATTACTCTAACAACAACAGAGCAAAAGAAATGGCGGCCGGTTTTGCGACCAAATTGACGATGTTGACGTCGTCTCTTCTGCTCTTCATCGGCGTATGCACGGGAAGTTTCTACGACAACTTCGATATCACATGGGGTGATGGTCGTGCCAACATATTCGAGTCTGGACAGCTTTTGACTTGCACTCTGGACAAGATCTCCGGTTCAGGTTTTCAATCCAAGAAAGAGTATCTATTCGGAAAGATCGATATGAAGATGAAACTTGTCGCTGGAAACTCGGCTGGAACAGTCACTGCTTACTACGTACGTAAAACCATCATCGAGATCGTTTTCTCAACATTTATTGTATGGTTTTAAATCtgatattaataatgttttcacaGCTTTCCTCTAAAGGCGAGACATGGGATGAGATCGATTTCGAGTTCTTGGGTAATGTTACTGGACAACCATATGTTCTCCATACAAATGTGTTCACAGGTGGTAAAGGTAACCGTGAAATGCAGTTCTATCTCTGGTTCGATCCCACCGCAGATTTCCACACTTATACCGTCCTTTAGAACCCTCTCAACATCATGTAAGTAATGCAGTTCAACACAATGTTGTTTCTGATAATTTAGAGGCTATGCGACCTATATATAATATCTCTAGATAAGGTGAATGTTTCATTCAGTTATACCCAGAACCGCCATTGCTTCTAGAATCTTGTTTAGTTGTTTTGATCCATGACGGTTCTTGACTTTGTGTTCTGTTTTCCATCGAATCTCAAAAGATTTCTTGTGGACGGTATTCCGATCCGGGTGTTCAAGAACAACGAGGCTCACGGTGTGGCAACGCAGGGTGGCCGAGTCAAGACTGATTGGTCTAACGCTCCATTCAGCGCTTACTACAAGAGTTTTAGTGATGTAGACTGTTGTAGCCTGACTTCAATATGGAGTTGTGTTACTTGCAATGTGAATAGCAACTCGTGGATGTGGACTACTCTTAACTCCAATCAGATAGGACAGATGAAGTGGGTGCAAGATAAGTATATGATTTATAACTATTGTACTGATTACAAGAGGTTTCCTCAAGGTTTACCCACAGAATGTAACCTTGGTTGATGATGTTGCCAAGAAAAATTAAGCACTTGATgcagtttctttctttctttctaagTTGACCTCATGATTTCATTTTGTTATTCTTTTGAGTTTCTTTGATTTGTTCCCCCTAATTGGATTATTGATTATATAATTGTTCATCTGTCATAATTCTACTACGCTGCTGATTTTTAATATACTATTACAATGTCAATAAGATTTTATTCAGTCCTAACCAGACCGATCTGAAATAGAACAAAGAACCATAATCATTGCAACCATTTAAATGAATCATTACAATTGTTTGGATGTAAATTTGCAATTGTTTAAATGAATCACTACAACCTTTGATGGTTAACTGTTACAAATTTTGATGTTCAACTTGCAATTTTTGGTGATTAACCATTGTAATCTTTGGTCATTAACCATTGCAATCTTTgatctatatatatagtagttGTGAGTAGTGAAAAATGTTATAACAAAGACATCATagaaagaaatagataaaataaaagagagagacaCACACTACCCAAAAGATCATAAACAATAAAGCACGTATAAACCTTGAGAACTTTGTTTGTATATTTTGTGTTTAGTTGTCTTATCCTATAAAAACATTTCATGTAACTCGACTGACAAgagtcaaaatatttttaagaaaagttaTTTGAGCTTCAAATGCTAAACAACGACTTTAAAAGTTACGAGGATATTTGAGGGACCCGATATTTGATGGTAAAATTTACGACTCTTTTAGAAATGCATGTGTTGGAAGAGATTTATTAGAAGGAGATGAAGAGTGGCAAGATACAATGAAAAAACATAACTTAGGGTAGGGGCGCACGctttacccgatatccgaaactacatccgaacccgatccgaaaaacccgaactaAAATTTGAATCGAAAtaacaaaatacccgaacggatattGATTTAgaagagattggatatccgaacccaaacgaataatacccgaacccgagtggatatccgaagataaccgaacatatatatatttacccttatatttctagttttcatctctcatttcatttaaaatatttatattaatgcacacatactttaaaattatataatatacaatatattgatgtcacacatactttaaaattatataatatacatataattacggacaaaaataatttgatattcacttaaaatgaatatcaagttttttgtttcatgtattaacaaaaattacatctaaattctaaaaataataaccaaatGAATGTctgtttatttttgaaatttacctccaaatctattaataattcaatctattaaaaaatagtCAGTTAAtcgaaaactaaatttttaaatacaagaatcttaaaaaataaaataaaaataaaatttcttcaAAATCTAAATACCTGAATCtgatccgaaataaccgaacccgaactaaaaatgcccgaacccgacccgaagttcagaaatacccgaacggatattaTACTTCTATACCGAAAATATctgaaaatccgaaatacccgatccaaATCCGAACACTCACCCCTAACTTAGGGATACACTATATCAATTGGTAATTTATCAATCATATTATTAGTTCACtgcaaaataattttttttttcaaaaaaacaactggtgagaaaatttataacaaaagtCA contains these protein-coding regions:
- the LOC108833823 gene encoding probable xyloglucan endotransglucosylase/hydrolase protein 25 — its product is MNSILKSYRHTSMDRSTLIFILLTLTATATTFFSPVYAGTFDTEFDITWGDGRGKVLNNGELLTLSLDRASGSGFQSKKEYLFGKIDMQLKLVPGNSAGTVTAYYLKSKGDTWDEIDFEFLGNLTGDPYVMHTNVYTQGKGDREQQFNLWFDPTADFHTYSVLWNPHHIVFLVDGIAIRQFKNLEHRGIQYPKLQPMRLYSSLWNADQWATRGGLVKTDWSNAPFTASYRNFRADACVSFAGKSSCPASSPRWFTQKLDLTAEDKMRVVQSKFMVYNYCTDSKRFPQGFPKECSIH
- the LOC108833822 gene encoding xyloglucan endotransglucosylase/hydrolase protein 22 → MANSYLLPLFLSLIVISSVSANFQRDVEITWGDGRGQITNNGELLTLSLDKSSGSGFQSKNEYLFGKIDMQMKLVPGNSAGTVTTLYLKSPGTTWDEIDFEFLGNVSGDPYTLHTNVYTQGKGDKEQQFKLWFDPTADFHTYTILWNPQRIIFTVDGTPIREFKNMESIGTLFPKNRPMRMYSSLWNADDWATRGGLVKTDWSKAPFTASYRGFNQEACVWSNGKSSCPDVSKQGTTGSWLSQELDSTAQERMRWVQKNYMIYNYCTDSKRFPQGLPKECLAA